A region from the bacterium genome encodes:
- a CDS encoding radical SAM protein, translating into LADEACADRYAALAPFETEVSLHGADAATHDRLTGVRGSFDKLLAALGNLSRRGLHVVAKTPVTKDNQGQLRAIEEVAGRFGCKVTFDLNITPTDDGDLSPLALAAEAEPLVEFLADLAARRGAVPAPRDPRAAGPACNAGRTIVTIDPYGDVFPCVAWRRRLGNIEEIEDFASFWRTAPVAPLTEVRRIADELPRTTLAASEEASYAAFCPGAAERETGSPFSLGEVARRSGEIRRAAHRRYLDRR; encoded by the coding sequence CTGGCCGACGAGGCCTGCGCCGACCGCTACGCGGCCCTCGCGCCGTTCGAGACGGAGGTCAGCCTGCACGGCGCCGACGCGGCGACGCACGATCGGCTGACCGGCGTGCGCGGCTCGTTCGACAAGCTGCTCGCGGCGCTGGGCAACCTCTCGCGGCGCGGTCTGCACGTCGTCGCGAAGACGCCGGTGACGAAGGACAACCAAGGGCAGCTGCGGGCGATCGAAGAGGTCGCGGGACGGTTCGGCTGCAAGGTCACGTTCGACCTGAACATCACGCCGACCGACGACGGCGACCTTTCGCCGCTGGCCCTCGCCGCGGAGGCCGAGCCGCTGGTCGAGTTCCTCGCCGACCTCGCCGCGCGGCGCGGGGCGGTCCCGGCGCCGCGCGACCCGCGGGCGGCGGGGCCGGCGTGCAACGCGGGGCGGACGATCGTGACGATCGACCCCTACGGCGACGTCTTTCCGTGCGTCGCCTGGCGGCGCCGGCTGGGGAACATCGAGGAGATCGAGGATTTCGCGTCGTTTTGGCGGACGGCTCCCGTCGCGCCGCTGACCGAAGTCCGGCGGATCGCGGACGAGCTGCCGCGGACGACGCTCGCCGCGTCGGAAGAGGCGTCCTACGCCGCCTTTTGCCCCGGGGCCGCGGAAAGGGAGACCGGCAGCCCGTTCTCGCTGGGCGAGGTCGCGCGCCGCTCGGGGGAGATCAGGCGCGCCGCGCACCGGCGTTACCTCGATCGGCGGTGA